The Benincasa hispida cultivar B227 chromosome 9, ASM972705v1, whole genome shotgun sequence genome has a segment encoding these proteins:
- the LOC120086581 gene encoding universal stress protein PHOS32-like: protein MTATEKPVMVIGIDDGEYATGALEWTLDHFFSSTINPPPFNLILLHVKPIPEVFVDVAGPGMVLGSAPGIYQVLDQNLKKKAERIKEKAREICAAKSVFDVEFVDEEGDARYVLCEAVNKYGASMLVVGSHGYGAIKRAFLGSVSDYCAHHAPCTVTIVKPKPNT, encoded by the exons ATGACGGCGACGGAGAAGCCAGTGATGGTGATCGGAATCGACGACGGCGAATACGCAACCGGCGCTCTGGAGTGGACATTAGACCACTTCTTCTCTTCAACCATAAATCCTCCTCCCTTCAACCTCATCCTCCTCCACGTCAAGCCCATTCCCGAAGTCTTCGTCGATGTCGCCGGTCCAGGAA TGGTTTTGGGGTCTGCTCCTGGAATATACCAAGTTTTGGACcagaatttgaagaagaaagcAGAGAGAATCAAGGAGAAAGCGAGAGAGATCTGTGCGGCTAAATCG GTTTTTGATGTTGAATTCGTAGATGAAGAAGGAGATGCTAGGTATGTACTGTGCGAGGCGGTTAATAAATACGGTGCTTCAATGTTGGTGGTGGGAAGCCATGGCTATGGAGCCATTAAAAG GGCGTTCTTAGGGAGTGTGAGTGATTATTGCGCTCACCATGCTCCATGCACCGTCACAATTGTGAAGCCTAAACCCAACACctga
- the LOC120086276 gene encoding APO protein 3, mitochondrial-like isoform X1 → MPGCGFRFPTKVWSIRRIPMFCRRLLNLVSEQELVLQRFVGTLTNSSKGPFLWYSTRSSSAALLQRPKKSERKPLVTSINKLKREARLRKKERQTVEEISLQPPANGLLVKGLIPVAHEVYAATSELISCVSTVIKRSVVYYCKVCGQVHIGHPPHKIRTCNVAGSRPNKEHTWEIGGMQHVLPTVESFHIYDRIGRAVSHNEQLRVDRITALVELCIQAGVDIPEYPTRRRTFPIYNVAGRTLDFEKRFPKNFTPRKDINACGFWNDRKRSNEDMTSISCDDMKVIAVRGMGLWDKMISGTEKLMEKYAVQTCGYCSEVQVGPKGHRVRNCHAYKHQMRDGQHAWQEATVDDLIPPVYVWHVQDVHSTEPLLDNLKRYYGILPAVVELFAQAGADVGVRYTSLMKKDVVVPELDELKLVV, encoded by the exons ATGCCGGGCTGTGGATTTCGATTTCCTACTAAAGTTTG GTCAATACGTAGAATTCCAATGTTTTGTAGAAGACTACTGAATCTTGTGAGTGAGCAAGAGTTGGTTTTACAAAGATTTGTTGGAACCTTGACGAATTCAAGCAAGGGTCCCTTTCTATGGTACTCAACAAGGTCTAGCTCTGCAGCATTACTGCAGAGGCCAAAGAAGTCAGAGAGGAAGCCATTGGTAACGAGTATAAACAAACTCAAACGTGAAGCAAGATTGAGAAAGAAGGAGAGGCAGACTGTAGAAGAGATCTCTTTACAGCCTCCAGCCAATGGTCTGCTGGTCAAGGGCTTGATTCCAGTTGCCCATGAAGTTTATGCTGCCACTTCTGAGCTCATTTCTTGTGTTTCAACAGTGATCAAGAGAAGCGTGGTATATTATTGCAA agtcTGTGGACAGGTTCATATTGGTCATCCACCACATAAGATTAGAACATGCAATGTTGCAGGGAGCAGACCAAACAAAGAACACACATGGGAAATTGGGGGAATGCAACATGTGCTTCCTACTGTGGAATCTTTCCATATATATGATCGTATTGGGAGAGCGGTTTCACATAATGAGCAGCTCCGGGTAGATCGAATTACAGCATTAGTAGAATTGTGTATTCAAGCTGGTGTTGACATCCCTGAGTACCCTACAAGGCGAAGGACTTTTCCCATTTATAATGTTGCTGGTAGGACACTCGACTTTGAGAAAAGGTTTCCCAAGAATTTCACCCCAAGGAAAGACATTAACGCGTGTGGGTTTTGGAATGATAGAAAAAGATCGAATGAGGATATGACATCCATAAGTTGTGATGATATGAAAG TGATTGCTGTGAGAGGCATGGGGTTATGGGATAAAATGATTTCAGGAACAGAAAAACTCATGGAAAAGTATGCTGTACAAACATGTGGCTATTGTTCGGAGGTTCAAGTTGGGCCTAAAGGTCACAGGGTTAGGAATTGTCATGCTTACAAGCACCAAATGAGGGATGGGCAACATGCGTGGCAGGAAGCAACAGTTGATGATTTGATTCCCCCAGTGTACGTTTGGCATGTTCAAGATGTGCATAGCACTGAGCCTCTACTGGATAATCTGAAGAGGTACTATGGTATCTTGCCTGCAGTGGTGGAGTTATTTGCTCAAGCCGGAGCTGATGTCGGTGTGAGATACACTAGTTTGATGAAGAAAGATGTTGTAGTACCAGAGTTAGATGAATTGAAATTGGTTGTTTAA
- the LOC120086276 gene encoding APO protein 3, mitochondrial-like isoform X2 — protein sequence MFCRRLLNLVSEQELVLQRFVGTLTNSSKGPFLWYSTRSSSAALLQRPKKSERKPLVTSINKLKREARLRKKERQTVEEISLQPPANGLLVKGLIPVAHEVYAATSELISCVSTVIKRSVVYYCKVCGQVHIGHPPHKIRTCNVAGSRPNKEHTWEIGGMQHVLPTVESFHIYDRIGRAVSHNEQLRVDRITALVELCIQAGVDIPEYPTRRRTFPIYNVAGRTLDFEKRFPKNFTPRKDINACGFWNDRKRSNEDMTSISCDDMKVIAVRGMGLWDKMISGTEKLMEKYAVQTCGYCSEVQVGPKGHRVRNCHAYKHQMRDGQHAWQEATVDDLIPPVYVWHVQDVHSTEPLLDNLKRYYGILPAVVELFAQAGADVGVRYTSLMKKDVVVPELDELKLVV from the exons ATGTTTTGTAGAAGACTACTGAATCTTGTGAGTGAGCAAGAGTTGGTTTTACAAAGATTTGTTGGAACCTTGACGAATTCAAGCAAGGGTCCCTTTCTATGGTACTCAACAAGGTCTAGCTCTGCAGCATTACTGCAGAGGCCAAAGAAGTCAGAGAGGAAGCCATTGGTAACGAGTATAAACAAACTCAAACGTGAAGCAAGATTGAGAAAGAAGGAGAGGCAGACTGTAGAAGAGATCTCTTTACAGCCTCCAGCCAATGGTCTGCTGGTCAAGGGCTTGATTCCAGTTGCCCATGAAGTTTATGCTGCCACTTCTGAGCTCATTTCTTGTGTTTCAACAGTGATCAAGAGAAGCGTGGTATATTATTGCAA agtcTGTGGACAGGTTCATATTGGTCATCCACCACATAAGATTAGAACATGCAATGTTGCAGGGAGCAGACCAAACAAAGAACACACATGGGAAATTGGGGGAATGCAACATGTGCTTCCTACTGTGGAATCTTTCCATATATATGATCGTATTGGGAGAGCGGTTTCACATAATGAGCAGCTCCGGGTAGATCGAATTACAGCATTAGTAGAATTGTGTATTCAAGCTGGTGTTGACATCCCTGAGTACCCTACAAGGCGAAGGACTTTTCCCATTTATAATGTTGCTGGTAGGACACTCGACTTTGAGAAAAGGTTTCCCAAGAATTTCACCCCAAGGAAAGACATTAACGCGTGTGGGTTTTGGAATGATAGAAAAAGATCGAATGAGGATATGACATCCATAAGTTGTGATGATATGAAAG TGATTGCTGTGAGAGGCATGGGGTTATGGGATAAAATGATTTCAGGAACAGAAAAACTCATGGAAAAGTATGCTGTACAAACATGTGGCTATTGTTCGGAGGTTCAAGTTGGGCCTAAAGGTCACAGGGTTAGGAATTGTCATGCTTACAAGCACCAAATGAGGGATGGGCAACATGCGTGGCAGGAAGCAACAGTTGATGATTTGATTCCCCCAGTGTACGTTTGGCATGTTCAAGATGTGCATAGCACTGAGCCTCTACTGGATAATCTGAAGAGGTACTATGGTATCTTGCCTGCAGTGGTGGAGTTATTTGCTCAAGCCGGAGCTGATGTCGGTGTGAGATACACTAGTTTGATGAAGAAAGATGTTGTAGTACCAGAGTTAGATGAATTGAAATTGGTTGTTTAA
- the LOC120086277 gene encoding serine/arginine-rich-splicing factor SR34-like isoform X2 — protein sequence MSSRASRTVYVGNLPGDIREKEVEDLFYKYGRIAHIDLKVPPRPPGYAFVEFEDAEDAQDAIRGRDGYDFDGHRLRVELAHGGRGHSSSSDRYSSHGGSRGGRGVSRRSDYRVLVTGLPSSASWQDLKDHMRRAGDVCFSQVFRDGSGIVDYTNYDDMKYAIKKLDDSEFRNAFSRAYVRVREYDSKRDLSRSPSRGRSYSRGRSYSRSRSRGRSRSKSHSRSKSPKAKSSQRSPVKSRSRSASPARSRSKSSSLSGSRSRSRSPVPNREKRTSKSPKRRDASKSPSRSRSRSRSRSKSKSKSPSR from the exons ATGAGTAGCCGTGCTAGCAGAACAGTCTATGTCGGAAATCTTCCGGGTGATATTCGTGAAAAAGAAGTGGAAGATTTGTTCTACAAG TATGGTCGCATAGCCCACATTGATCTCAAGGTTCCACCTAGACCACCTGGTTATGCATTTGTTGAG TTTGAAGATGCCGAAGATGCTCAAGATGCGATTCGTGGTCGCGATGGCTATGATTTTGATGGCCATAGATTGCGC gTGGAACTTGCTCATGGTGGTCGTGGTCATTCATCATCTAGTGATCGCTACAGTAGTCATGGAGGCAGCCGAGGTGGGCGTGGAGTATCTCGACGCTCTGATTATCGTG TATTAGTCACAGGATTACCTTCTTCTGCTTCATGGCAAGACTTAAAG GATCACATGAGGCGAGCTGGGGACGTTTGTTTCTCCCAAGTGTTTCGTGATGGTAGTG GGATTGTAGATTACACCAACTACGATGACATGAAGTATGCT ATTAAGAAACTTGATGACTCTGAGTTCCGGAATGCATTTTCCCGGGCATATGTTCGT GTGAGAGAATATGATTCAAAGAGGGATCTCTCCAGGAGTCCCAGTCGTGGGCGGTCATACTCTAGAGGGAGGAGTTATAGTCGCAGCCGTAGTAGAGGCCGTAGTAGGAGCAAGAGCCACAGCAGGAG CAAGTCTCCAAAAGCTAAATCTTCCCAGCGGTCCCCTGTTAAATCTCGATCAAGGTCTGCTTCCCCTGCACGCTCACGATCAAAGTCATCATCTCTCTCAGG ATCGCGATCAAGATCCAGGTCTCCAGTGCCCAAT CGTGAGAAACGGACTAGTAAAAGTCCCAAAAGGCGTGATGCTAGCAAAAGCCCTAGCAGGAGCAGAAGCCGGAGCAGGAGCCGAAGCAAAAGCAAGAGCAAGAGTCCTTCCCG ATGA
- the LOC120086277 gene encoding serine/arginine-rich-splicing factor SR34-like isoform X1, with protein sequence MSSRASRTVYVGNLPGDIREKEVEDLFYKYGRIAHIDLKVPPRPPGYAFVEFEDAEDAQDAIRGRDGYDFDGHRLRVELAHGGRGHSSSSDRYSSHGGSRGGRGVSRRSDYRVLVTGLPSSASWQDLKDHMRRAGDVCFSQVFRDGSGTTGIVDYTNYDDMKYAIKKLDDSEFRNAFSRAYVRVREYDSKRDLSRSPSRGRSYSRGRSYSRSRSRGRSRSKSHSRSKSPKAKSSQRSPVKSRSRSASPARSRSKSSSLSGSRSRSRSPVPNREKRTSKSPKRRDASKSPSRSRSRSRSRSKSKSKSPSR encoded by the exons ATGAGTAGCCGTGCTAGCAGAACAGTCTATGTCGGAAATCTTCCGGGTGATATTCGTGAAAAAGAAGTGGAAGATTTGTTCTACAAG TATGGTCGCATAGCCCACATTGATCTCAAGGTTCCACCTAGACCACCTGGTTATGCATTTGTTGAG TTTGAAGATGCCGAAGATGCTCAAGATGCGATTCGTGGTCGCGATGGCTATGATTTTGATGGCCATAGATTGCGC gTGGAACTTGCTCATGGTGGTCGTGGTCATTCATCATCTAGTGATCGCTACAGTAGTCATGGAGGCAGCCGAGGTGGGCGTGGAGTATCTCGACGCTCTGATTATCGTG TATTAGTCACAGGATTACCTTCTTCTGCTTCATGGCAAGACTTAAAG GATCACATGAGGCGAGCTGGGGACGTTTGTTTCTCCCAAGTGTTTCGTGATGGTAGTG GGACCACAGGGATTGTAGATTACACCAACTACGATGACATGAAGTATGCT ATTAAGAAACTTGATGACTCTGAGTTCCGGAATGCATTTTCCCGGGCATATGTTCGT GTGAGAGAATATGATTCAAAGAGGGATCTCTCCAGGAGTCCCAGTCGTGGGCGGTCATACTCTAGAGGGAGGAGTTATAGTCGCAGCCGTAGTAGAGGCCGTAGTAGGAGCAAGAGCCACAGCAGGAG CAAGTCTCCAAAAGCTAAATCTTCCCAGCGGTCCCCTGTTAAATCTCGATCAAGGTCTGCTTCCCCTGCACGCTCACGATCAAAGTCATCATCTCTCTCAGG ATCGCGATCAAGATCCAGGTCTCCAGTGCCCAAT CGTGAGAAACGGACTAGTAAAAGTCCCAAAAGGCGTGATGCTAGCAAAAGCCCTAGCAGGAGCAGAAGCCGGAGCAGGAGCCGAAGCAAAAGCAAGAGCAAGAGTCCTTCCCG ATGA
- the LOC120086277 gene encoding serine/arginine-rich-splicing factor SR34-like isoform X3, producing the protein MWSIWHERKRNSRIFKGMYGRIAHIDLKVPPRPPGYAFVEFEDAEDAQDAIRGRDGYDFDGHRLRVELAHGGRGHSSSSDRYSSHGGSRGGRGVSRRSDYRVLVTGLPSSASWQDLKDHMRRAGDVCFSQVFRDGSGTTGIVDYTNYDDMKYAIKKLDDSEFRNAFSRAYVRVREYDSKRDLSRSPSRGRSYSRGRSYSRSRSRGRSRSKSHSRSKSPKAKSSQRSPVKSRSRSASPARSRSKSSSLSGSRSRSRSPVPNREKRTSKSPKRRDASKSPSRSRSRSRSRSKSKSKSPSR; encoded by the exons ATGTGGAGCATTTGGCATGAAAGGAAGAGGAACAGCAGAATCTTTAAAGGGATG TATGGTCGCATAGCCCACATTGATCTCAAGGTTCCACCTAGACCACCTGGTTATGCATTTGTTGAG TTTGAAGATGCCGAAGATGCTCAAGATGCGATTCGTGGTCGCGATGGCTATGATTTTGATGGCCATAGATTGCGC gTGGAACTTGCTCATGGTGGTCGTGGTCATTCATCATCTAGTGATCGCTACAGTAGTCATGGAGGCAGCCGAGGTGGGCGTGGAGTATCTCGACGCTCTGATTATCGTG TATTAGTCACAGGATTACCTTCTTCTGCTTCATGGCAAGACTTAAAG GATCACATGAGGCGAGCTGGGGACGTTTGTTTCTCCCAAGTGTTTCGTGATGGTAGTG GGACCACAGGGATTGTAGATTACACCAACTACGATGACATGAAGTATGCT ATTAAGAAACTTGATGACTCTGAGTTCCGGAATGCATTTTCCCGGGCATATGTTCGT GTGAGAGAATATGATTCAAAGAGGGATCTCTCCAGGAGTCCCAGTCGTGGGCGGTCATACTCTAGAGGGAGGAGTTATAGTCGCAGCCGTAGTAGAGGCCGTAGTAGGAGCAAGAGCCACAGCAGGAG CAAGTCTCCAAAAGCTAAATCTTCCCAGCGGTCCCCTGTTAAATCTCGATCAAGGTCTGCTTCCCCTGCACGCTCACGATCAAAGTCATCATCTCTCTCAGG ATCGCGATCAAGATCCAGGTCTCCAGTGCCCAAT CGTGAGAAACGGACTAGTAAAAGTCCCAAAAGGCGTGATGCTAGCAAAAGCCCTAGCAGGAGCAGAAGCCGGAGCAGGAGCCGAAGCAAAAGCAAGAGCAAGAGTCCTTCCCG ATGA